The nucleotide sequence TTTCTCTTTTCCTCCCGCGGATTGCATGACCTGCTTGTCTCGCTGGGGCTTCCGCCCATTCCGCTGGTGCCGATCTCTTCCACCCAGGTGATCGTGGGCGCCGTGATCGGAATCGGGCTCGCCAAAGGCGGAAGAAACATCCGCTACAATGTCCTCGGCAAGGTCACCCTGGCCTGGATCGCCGCGCCGACGATGGCCTTCCTTTTTTCCTTCGTCGCCCTCTTCATCACGCAGAACGTCTTTGAGCTCGAGGTCCGCCATCCCCTAACCTACAGCGTGGACAAGAGCGCGGTGAAAGAAATCGGGCGCCGGGGGATAGACACCAACAAGCTTAGCTTCGTGAACCTGCGCACCTTCAAGACCGAGATGGAAATCTACCGGGAACTCACTTTCGAAGACGCCTACCCGCCAGAACAGGCCAGGGAAATCATCTCCATCAGCGAAAACCACCCCCTGCTGGTGAAGCTGGAACTGCTGCAAAAACATGGCCTGGACAAGCGCCTGAGCCCGGAACAGCTGGAAGCGCTCAGCCAACTGGAGGGCAGGAGATTCAAACGCAAGTGGAACCTCGCCCAAGCCCTGGCCCAAGATCCCGCCTGGCAACTGCTCGAGAAGCCGGAAAACCGGGCGGAGGAAACCCGCAACGCCAGGCTGCTGGCCGATTTGGACCTTCTCTACAAGGTCTTTTACGCCCCCGGCGATTGAGGCGGGAATCCGGTTTTAGGAAGCGTGTGTCCGCAACCCTTATGTCTTTCAACCTTTCACGGAGGCCGGCCTTCCCCCTTTTCTCCGTGTCTCCCCTTCTTCCAGCCCCTGCGTTAAAAAGCCATGACTGAACAAAACATCGTCCTCGTCTTCTCCTTCGCCCTCGGCATCGTTCTGAAAAGCCTGAAATTCCTTTCCAAAGACGACGCCCCGGTGCTGCTGCGCTTCATGCTCAACGTCTGCCTGCCCCCGTTGATGATCCTCGCCATCTACCGTGCCACGCCTTCCGCGAACATGCTGCTGGTCCCGCTGATCGCCATGCTGGTGGTTTTCATCATCTATTTCATTTCATCATCCATCGGCAAAAAACTGGCCATGCCCCGCCCCACTTTCGGCTCTTTCCTGGTGGGCACGATGATCATGAACACGGCCTTCGCCCTGCCTTATTTCAAGGCTATCGGCAGCGAGGAACTTGCCCTCGCCTCGCTTTACGACATCGGCAACACCATCCTGATCTTCACTTTCAGCTACTACAACGCCATCAAATACGGAGACAACGCCCACAGCGACCGCATCCAGATAAAGAAATTCCTCACCCTGCTGCCGCTTTGGGCCATGGCCATCGCCTTTGCCATCAAGGGATTCGGACTGCACATCTCGCCTGCCGCGATTACCTTGCTGGAGGTTTTGAGCCAGCCCATCGGAGTGCTGATGATGGTGGCTCTGGGACTGGCTTTCGCGCCCAAGCTCTCCCATCTGGGCAAGGCGCTGATAGCCGTGTTCATCAGGATGGGCCTGGGTTTCGCCGCTGGATTCGCGCTTTCCCTGCTCTTCGGGCTGCAGGGCGTCCCGCGCCTGGTGGTGCTCACCTGTTCCGCCCTGCCGGTGGGTTTCAACACCCTCATCTTTGCCGACCGCGAGAACATGGACCGCTCCTTCGCCGCCACCATGGTCTCGGTCTCAACCCTCATATCCCTCTTCACCACACCCCTGCTGATCCGCCTCTTTTCCTGATCCGGCCTGCCTTTCGCCCCCGCCCGCCCGAGGGCCGGGGTTGTGGCTTTTTCAGCCGGACGTGAATGGGGCGCGGATAAACGTGGATGCGTAGCCAAAAAGCGCCGGACAGCCAAATCGGTTGACAGTTTTGCCCCTCCGCGCCGACTTGGACAAAAAAACAAAACAACGAGGAACAAATGAAAATCTTAGTGCTCAATTGCGGCAGTTCGTCCATCAAATACCAGTTCATCGACATCGAGCCCCGGCACGTGCTGGCTGAAGGCATCGCGGAAAGGATCGGGGAAGACATCGCGCTCTTCACCTACAAAAGCGAAAAATTCACCAAGAAAAAGCGGGAAATGGTGATCGAGAACCACGAACAGGGTCTCCAGCTCATAATCGACTCGCTGCTGGACAAGGTTAACGGCGTTATCGGCGACAAGAGCGAAATCGACGCCGTGGGACACCGCCTCGTGCATGCTGGGGAACACTATTCGGACGCCGTGGTGATCACGGACCACGTGGTGAACGTGATGCAGGAATGCGTCTCGCTGGCGCCGCTGCACAACCCCGCCAATCTGAAAGGGATCGAGGCCGTGAAGGCCAATATGCCTTCCGTTCCGCAGTGCGGGGTTTTCGACACCGCCTTCCATCAGTCCATGCCTCCACGAGCCTTTCTCTATCCGCTTCCGCTGGACTTTTACAAGGTCCACAAAATCCGCCGCTACGGCTTCCACGGCACTTCCCACAAGTATGTGAGCATGCAGGCGGCTGAGTATTTGAACAAAAACATCGAGGACCTGAAAATCATCACCTGCCACGTTGGCAACG is from Candidatus Cloacimonadota bacterium and encodes:
- a CDS encoding AEC family transporter: MTEQNIVLVFSFALGIVLKSLKFLSKDDAPVLLRFMLNVCLPPLMILAIYRATPSANMLLVPLIAMLVVFIIYFISSSIGKKLAMPRPTFGSFLVGTMIMNTAFALPYFKAIGSEELALASLYDIGNTILIFTFSYYNAIKYGDNAHSDRIQIKKFLTLLPLWAMAIAFAIKGFGLHISPAAITLLEVLSQPIGVLMMVALGLAFAPKLSHLGKALIAVFIRMGLGFAAGFALSLLFGLQGVPRLVVLTCSALPVGFNTLIFADRENMDRSFAATMVSVSTLISLFTTPLLIRLFS
- a CDS encoding acetate kinase, with the protein product MKILVLNCGSSSIKYQFIDIEPRHVLAEGIAERIGEDIALFTYKSEKFTKKKREMVIENHEQGLQLIIDSLLDKVNGVIGDKSEIDAVGHRLVHAGEHYSDAVVITDHVVNVMQECVSLAPLHNPANLKGIEAVKANMPSVPQCGVFDTAFHQSMPPRAFLYPLPLDFYKVHKIRRYGFHGTSHKYVSMQAAEYLNKNIEDLKIITCHVGNGASITAIDGGKSIDTSMGLTPLEGLMMGTRCGDIDPALPIHMQKNMGMGVDEVNVILNKRSGMLGLSQISNDMREIEDQMTIHKNPAAIQAFDVYCYRIKKYIGSYFAAMNGLDLLVFTGGVGENMSAMREQVCQDMDALGIRLDLEANANAGSDIALLSAPESRVTVLKVPTDEELMIALETQRLLSR